One Streptomyces coeruleorubidus DNA segment encodes these proteins:
- a CDS encoding SACE_7040 family transcriptional regulator translates to MATRTDAPTRREQILKEAARLFAERGFHGVGVDEIGAAVGISGPGLYRHFAGKDAMLAELLVGISGQLLTGAKRRVAEADGGAGAEAVLDSLIEGHIDFALDDRPLITLHDRELDRLRDSDRKMVRQLQRQYVELWVGVVREVYPGLEEPAARSAVHSVFGLLNSTPHLGRAGSLPGRGATAELLHRMARGAFAAVGV, encoded by the coding sequence ATGGCCACGAGAACCGACGCCCCCACCCGACGCGAGCAGATCCTCAAGGAGGCCGCGCGGCTGTTCGCCGAGCGGGGCTTCCACGGGGTCGGAGTCGACGAGATAGGTGCCGCTGTCGGGATCAGCGGGCCCGGGCTGTACCGGCACTTCGCGGGCAAGGACGCGATGCTCGCGGAGCTGCTGGTGGGGATCAGCGGGCAGTTGCTGACCGGGGCGAAGCGGCGGGTGGCGGAGGCGGACGGGGGTGCGGGGGCGGAGGCGGTCCTCGACTCGCTGATCGAGGGGCATATCGACTTCGCGCTCGATGACCGGCCTCTGATCACCCTGCACGATCGGGAGCTGGATCGCCTCCGGGACAGCGACCGGAAGATGGTGCGGCAGCTTCAGCGGCAGTATGTGGAGCTGTGGGTGGGGGTGGTGCGGGAGGTGTACCCCGGGTTGGAGGAGCCTGCGGCGCGATCGGCTGTGCACTCGGTGTTCGGGCTGCTGAACTCGACGCCGCATCTGGGGAGGGCGGGGTCTTTGCCCGGGCGGGGGGCTACGGCGGAGTTGCTGCATCGGATGGCTCGGGGGGCGTTTGCGGCGGTGGGGGTTTAG
- a CDS encoding carboxyl transferase domain-containing protein — MHEAPELTSAADPASEAFRANEEAHRTLVEELRAKLAAAAQGGGEKARARHTARGKLLPRDRVDTLLDPGSPFLELAPLAADGMYEGQAPAAGVIAGIGRVSGRETVIVANDATVKGGTYYPMTVKKHLRAQEVALDNRLPCVYLVDSGGAFLPMQDEVFPDRDHFGRIFYNQARMSGAGIPQIAAVLGSCTAGGAYVPAMSDEAVIVRDQGTIFLGGPPLVKAATGEVVTAEELGGGEVHSRVSGVTDHLAENDAHALRIVRTIVSTLPTRGPLPWEVTEPTEPKVDPHGLYGAVPVDSRTPYDVREIIARVVDGSRFAEFKSEFGQTLVTGFARIHGHPVGIVANNGILFSESAQKGAHFIELCDQRGIPLVFLQNISGFMVGRDYEAGGIAKHGAKMVTAVACTRVPKLTVVVGGSYGAGNYSMCGRAYSPRFLWMWPNAKISVMGGEQAASVLATVKRDQLQARGESWPAEDEDAFKAPIRAQYERQGNAYYATARLWDDGVIDPLDTRQVLGLALTACANAPLGDPQFGVFRM, encoded by the coding sequence ATGCACGAGGCACCGGAGCTCACGAGCGCGGCAGACCCCGCGTCGGAGGCCTTTCGGGCCAACGAGGAGGCGCACCGCACCCTCGTGGAGGAGCTGCGCGCCAAGCTGGCCGCAGCCGCACAGGGCGGCGGTGAGAAGGCCCGCGCCCGCCACACCGCGCGCGGCAAGCTGCTCCCCCGCGACCGCGTCGACACCCTCCTCGACCCGGGCTCGCCCTTCCTGGAGCTGGCCCCGCTCGCGGCCGACGGGATGTACGAGGGCCAGGCCCCGGCCGCCGGCGTCATCGCCGGCATCGGCCGGGTCAGCGGCCGCGAAACCGTGATCGTCGCCAACGACGCCACGGTCAAGGGCGGCACGTATTACCCGATGACGGTCAAGAAGCACCTCCGCGCCCAGGAGGTCGCCCTCGACAACCGCCTCCCCTGCGTCTACCTCGTGGACTCCGGCGGCGCCTTCCTCCCCATGCAGGACGAGGTCTTCCCGGACCGCGACCACTTCGGCCGGATCTTCTACAACCAGGCCCGGATGTCCGGCGCCGGCATCCCCCAGATCGCCGCCGTCCTCGGCTCGTGCACGGCCGGCGGGGCGTACGTCCCGGCGATGAGCGACGAGGCGGTGATCGTCCGCGACCAGGGCACGATCTTCCTGGGCGGACCGCCCCTGGTGAAGGCGGCCACCGGCGAGGTCGTCACGGCGGAGGAGCTGGGCGGCGGCGAGGTCCACTCCCGCGTCTCGGGCGTCACGGACCACCTCGCGGAGAACGACGCGCACGCACTCCGCATCGTCCGCACGATCGTCTCCACCCTCCCCACTCGAGGACCGCTCCCCTGGGAGGTCACGGAGCCCACGGAACCCAAGGTCGACCCCCACGGCCTCTACGGCGCCGTCCCGGTCGACTCCCGCACCCCGTACGACGTACGGGAGATCATCGCGCGCGTGGTGGACGGCTCCCGTTTCGCCGAGTTCAAGTCCGAGTTCGGCCAGACCTTGGTCACGGGCTTCGCCCGGATCCACGGCCACCCGGTGGGCATCGTCGCCAACAACGGCATCCTGTTCTCCGAGTCCGCCCAGAAGGGCGCCCACTTCATCGAGCTGTGCGACCAGCGCGGCATCCCGCTGGTGTTCCTGCAGAACATCTCGGGGTTCATGGTCGGCCGGGACTACGAGGCGGGCGGCATCGCCAAGCACGGCGCCAAGATGGTCACGGCCGTGGCCTGCACACGCGTACCGAAGCTGACGGTCGTGGTCGGCGGCTCGTACGGCGCGGGCAACTACTCGATGTGCGGCCGGGCGTACTCCCCCCGCTTCCTGTGGATGTGGCCGAACGCCAAGATCTCCGTCATGGGCGGCGAGCAGGCCGCCTCGGTCCTCGCGACCGTCAAGCGGGACCAGCTTCAGGCGCGCGGCGAGTCCTGGCCGGCCGAGGACGAGGACGCCTTCAAGGCCCCGATCCGCGCCCAGTACGAGCGCCAGGGGAACGCCTACTACGCGACGGCCCGCCTCTGGGACGACGGTGTGATCGACCCGCTGGACACCCGGCAGGTCCTGGGTCTGGCCCTGACCGCCTGCGCCAACGCGCCCCTGGGTGACCCCCAGTTCGGCGTCTTCCGGATGTGA
- a CDS encoding sodium:solute symporter — protein MAVDYLVIVVYLAGMLAMGWWGMRRARSKSEFLVAGRRLGPAMYSGTMAAIVLGGASTIGGVGLGYQYGLSGAWMVFTIGLGLLALSVFFSARIARLKVYTVSEMLDLRYGGGRAGVISGVVMWAYTLMLAVTSTIAYATIFDVLFDMNRTLAIVLGGSIVVAYSTLGGMWSITLTDMVQFVVKTIGVLLLLLPIAVVKAGGFSEMKAQLPTEYFDPLGIGGETIFTYVLIYTFGMLIGQDIWQRVFTARSDRTARWGGTIAGTYCLAYALAGAVIGTAAKVLYPKLGSADDAFATIVKEELPVGVRGLVLAAALAAVMSTSSGALIACATVANNDIWSRLRGIGKGSPAEDHDEVKGNRAFILLMGLAVIATAIAIDDVVQALTVAYNLLVGGLLVPILGGLVWKRGTVYGALASVVVGGLAVIVLMATHGILANEPVYYGLLASLAAYVIVSLATPATDAAVLAAWRERLAGRSPELVSEPVTAPQ, from the coding sequence ATGGCCGTCGACTACCTGGTGATCGTCGTCTACCTGGCCGGCATGCTCGCCATGGGCTGGTGGGGCATGCGCCGCGCCCGGTCCAAGAGCGAGTTCCTGGTGGCCGGCCGCCGGCTCGGCCCGGCCATGTACTCCGGCACCATGGCGGCGATCGTCCTCGGCGGCGCCTCCACCATCGGCGGTGTGGGCCTCGGCTACCAGTACGGCCTGTCCGGCGCCTGGATGGTCTTCACCATCGGCCTCGGTCTGCTCGCCCTCTCCGTCTTCTTCTCCGCCCGCATCGCCCGGCTGAAGGTCTACACCGTCTCCGAGATGCTCGACCTGCGCTACGGAGGCGGCCGGGCCGGCGTCATCTCCGGTGTCGTCATGTGGGCGTACACCCTCATGCTCGCGGTGACCTCGACCATCGCCTACGCCACGATCTTCGACGTCCTGTTCGACATGAATCGCACGCTCGCGATCGTCCTCGGCGGCTCGATCGTCGTCGCGTACTCCACCCTCGGCGGGATGTGGTCGATCACCCTGACGGACATGGTGCAGTTCGTCGTGAAGACCATCGGCGTACTGCTCCTGCTGCTGCCGATCGCCGTCGTGAAGGCGGGCGGGTTCAGTGAGATGAAGGCGCAACTGCCCACCGAGTACTTCGACCCGCTCGGCATCGGCGGCGAGACGATCTTCACCTACGTGCTGATCTACACCTTCGGCATGCTCATCGGGCAGGACATCTGGCAGCGCGTGTTCACCGCACGCAGCGACCGGACCGCCCGGTGGGGCGGGACGATCGCCGGTACCTACTGCCTCGCGTACGCCCTCGCCGGTGCCGTCATCGGTACGGCGGCCAAGGTGCTGTACCCGAAGCTCGGCAGCGCGGACGACGCCTTCGCGACCATCGTGAAGGAGGAACTGCCCGTCGGAGTACGGGGGTTGGTGCTGGCCGCCGCCCTGGCCGCCGTGATGTCGACGTCCTCGGGCGCGCTGATCGCCTGCGCCACCGTCGCCAACAACGACATCTGGTCCCGGCTGCGGGGCATCGGCAAGGGTTCTCCGGCCGAGGACCACGACGAGGTGAAGGGCAATCGTGCCTTCATCCTGCTCATGGGCCTCGCGGTCATCGCCACGGCCATCGCGATCGACGACGTCGTGCAGGCGCTGACCGTCGCCTACAACCTCCTCGTCGGCGGACTGCTCGTGCCGATCCTCGGCGGGCTGGTGTGGAAGCGGGGCACGGTGTACGGCGCCCTCGCCTCCGTCGTGGTCGGCGGACTCGCGGTCATAGTGCTGATGGCGACGCACGGCATCCTCGCCAACGAGCCCGTCTACTACGGCCTGCTCGCCTCGCTCGCCGCGTACGTGATCGTCTCCCTGGCCACCCCCGCCACCGACGCCGCCGTCCTCGCCGCCTGGCGCGAGCGGCTCGCCGGACGGTCCCCCGAACTCGTGTCCGAACCGGTCACGGCTCCCCAGTAG
- a CDS encoding esterase-like activity of phytase family protein has product MPLRTHLALLTAGLAAATCLTAVGPAQAHTRHACSPAVSIDGFSDALDKTTYENTYVGNFSALAVDRDGSLAALSDRSSLFRLDARTLKPRSVVPLTDENGTALDSEGLAVDRDGTRLVTSETEPSVRRYSRTGTLLDRLPVPDALRVSPAGRARPNGTFEGLTLLPGGRTLLASMEYALSGDDSTIVRFQTWRRTPHGHFTLGAQYAYRTDPGLGVPEVQATPDGRLLVLERGFTSGVGNTVRLYLADPRKATDTSAVETLPAGPETRLVNKTLLTDLATCPSLGATAKQPQPNPLLDNIEAMTITGRTKSTLKVLLASDDNENKTQTTRFYALRVRTTP; this is encoded by the coding sequence ATGCCCCTGAGAACCCACCTCGCCCTCCTCACCGCGGGCCTGGCGGCGGCCACGTGCCTGACCGCCGTCGGCCCCGCACAGGCGCACACCCGGCACGCCTGCTCGCCGGCCGTCTCCATCGACGGCTTCTCCGACGCGCTCGACAAGACGACGTACGAGAACACCTACGTCGGCAACTTCTCCGCGCTGGCCGTGGACCGGGACGGCTCACTGGCCGCCCTCTCCGACCGCTCGTCCCTCTTCCGCCTGGACGCGAGGACGCTGAAGCCCCGGTCCGTGGTCCCGCTCACCGACGAGAACGGCACCGCGCTCGACTCCGAGGGCCTGGCCGTCGACCGCGACGGCACGCGCCTGGTCACCTCCGAGACCGAGCCCTCCGTACGCCGCTACTCCCGCACCGGCACGCTCCTCGACCGCCTCCCGGTCCCGGACGCCCTGCGCGTGAGCCCCGCGGGCCGCGCCCGGCCCAACGGCACGTTCGAGGGCCTGACCCTGCTGCCCGGCGGCCGCACCCTACTGGCCTCCATGGAGTACGCGCTCTCCGGCGACGACTCGACGATCGTCCGCTTCCAGACCTGGCGCAGGACGCCGCACGGCCACTTCACGCTCGGCGCCCAGTACGCCTACCGCACGGACCCCGGCCTGGGCGTCCCCGAGGTCCAGGCGACCCCCGACGGCCGCCTCCTGGTCCTGGAACGAGGCTTCACCTCCGGCGTGGGCAACACGGTCCGCCTCTACCTGGCCGACCCCCGCAAGGCGACGGACACGAGCGCCGTCGAGACGCTACCGGCCGGCCCCGAGACCCGCCTGGTCAACAAGACCCTCCTCACCGACCTCGCGACCTGCCCCTCCCTCGGCGCAACGGCCAAACAGCCCCAGCCGAACCCCCTCCTCGACAACATCGAGGCCATGACGATCACGGGCCGGACGAAGTCCACCCTGAAGGTCCTCCTCGCCAGCGACGACAACGAGAACAAGACCCAGACGACCCGCTTCTACGCCCTCCGGGTGAGGACAACGCCCTAA
- a CDS encoding serine hydrolase, which translates to MTSGISRRARVLAAAVGTGVLVPLVAAATPASAATPAVTCTSAKAGLAAKLKQDISAALATRKGTVAVGLYDRSTNTTCTLRAGTAYDSASVVKVTVLATLLWDAKKTNRYLTDRENTLAKAMITKSDNAATSTLWKQLGMTKIRGFLAAAGMTQTKPGANGYWGLTQITVTDEQKLLKLLTARNTVLSDNSRAYILKLMGQVVSSQRWGTPYGVPSGVTVAVKNGWLQRSTNGWRVHSVGAFKGGGHDYMITVLTHGNSTMNYGIATIQAVVKVIHKDLAAS; encoded by the coding sequence ATGACTTCTGGGATATCCCGCCGCGCGAGAGTGCTGGCGGCGGCCGTGGGTACGGGCGTGCTCGTGCCGCTCGTCGCCGCCGCCACGCCCGCCTCCGCCGCCACTCCGGCCGTGACCTGTACGTCCGCCAAGGCCGGCCTCGCCGCCAAGCTGAAGCAGGACATCAGCGCCGCGCTCGCCACCCGCAAGGGCACCGTCGCCGTCGGCCTCTACGACCGCAGCACCAACACGACCTGCACCCTGCGCGCGGGCACCGCCTACGACTCGGCCAGCGTCGTCAAGGTCACCGTCCTCGCCACGCTGCTGTGGGACGCGAAGAAGACGAACCGGTATCTCACCGACCGCGAGAACACCCTCGCCAAGGCCATGATCACCAAGTCGGACAACGCCGCGACCTCCACCCTGTGGAAGCAGCTCGGCATGACGAAGATCAGGGGCTTCCTCGCCGCCGCCGGCATGACCCAGACCAAGCCCGGCGCGAACGGCTACTGGGGCCTGACACAGATCACCGTCACCGACGAGCAGAAGCTGCTGAAGCTCCTGACCGCCAGGAACACGGTCCTGAGCGACAACTCCCGTGCCTACATCCTCAAGCTGATGGGCCAGGTCGTCTCGTCCCAGCGCTGGGGCACGCCGTACGGAGTGCCCTCGGGCGTCACCGTGGCCGTGAAGAACGGCTGGCTGCAACGCTCCACGAACGGCTGGCGGGTGCACAGCGTCGGCGCGTTCAAGGGCGGCGGCCACGACTACATGATCACTGTGCTCACCCACGGCAACAGCACGATGAACTACGGCATCGCGACCATCCAGGCCGTGGTCAAGGTCATCCACAAGGACCTGGCCGCGAGCTGA
- the speB gene encoding agmatinase produces the protein MSSNETPRGPVDSSRVPRYAGPATFARLPRLDEVGGRADVAVVGVPFDSGVSYRPGARFGGNAIREASRLLRPYNPAQDASPFALAQVADGGDIAVNPFNINEAVETVEAAADDLLGSGARLMTLGGDHTIALPLLRSVAKKHGPVALLHFDAHLDTWDTYFGAEYTHGTPFRRAVEEGILDTSALSHVGTRGPLYGKQDLTDDEKMGFGIVTSADVYRRGADEVADQLRQRIGDRPLYISIDIDCLDPAHAPGTGTPEAGGMTSRELLEILRGLASCNLVSADVVEVAPAYDHAEITSVAASHTAYELTTIMSRQIAAARKDSEAQ, from the coding sequence ATGAGCAGCAACGAGACTCCCCGCGGGCCCGTCGACTCCTCCCGCGTCCCGCGGTACGCCGGTCCCGCGACCTTCGCCCGGCTGCCCCGGCTCGACGAGGTCGGCGGACGGGCCGACGTCGCCGTGGTGGGCGTGCCGTTCGACTCGGGTGTCTCGTACCGGCCGGGCGCCCGCTTCGGCGGCAACGCGATCCGTGAGGCGTCCCGGCTGCTGCGCCCCTACAACCCGGCACAGGACGCCTCCCCGTTCGCCCTCGCCCAGGTCGCGGACGGCGGCGACATCGCCGTGAACCCGTTCAACATCAACGAGGCCGTCGAGACCGTCGAGGCCGCCGCGGACGACCTGCTCGGCTCGGGCGCCCGCCTGATGACCCTCGGCGGCGACCACACCATCGCGCTGCCGCTGCTGCGGTCGGTGGCGAAGAAGCACGGCCCGGTGGCCCTGCTGCACTTCGACGCCCACCTCGACACCTGGGACACCTACTTCGGCGCCGAGTACACGCACGGCACCCCGTTCCGCCGCGCGGTCGAGGAGGGCATCCTCGACACCTCCGCCCTGTCCCACGTCGGCACGCGCGGCCCGCTCTACGGCAAGCAGGACCTGACCGACGACGAGAAGATGGGCTTCGGCATCGTCACCTCGGCGGACGTCTACCGGCGCGGCGCCGACGAGGTCGCCGACCAGCTGCGCCAGCGCATCGGCGACCGGCCGCTGTACATCTCCATCGACATCGACTGCCTCGACCCGGCCCACGCCCCCGGCACCGGCACGCCCGAGGCCGGCGGCATGACCTCGCGCGAGCTGCTGGAGATCCTGCGCGGGCTGGCGTCCTGCAACCTCGTCTCGGCGGACGTCGTCGAGGTGGCCCCCGCGTACGATCACGCGGAGATCACATCGGTGGCCGCGTCCCACACGGCGTACGAACTGACCACGATCATGTCGCGCCAGATCGCCGCGGCCCGGAAGGACTCGGAAGCGCAGTGA
- a CDS encoding thiamine pyrophosphate-binding protein → MTHDHDLVLRPTPAQTEAALNSPPGRNGGDLVVETLAGLGATTVFGLPGQHALGMFDALRRSDLRYVGLRVENNAGFAADAYGRITGEAAPLLLSTGPGALTSLAALQEAAAASAPVLAISSQVPTAGLGGGRHGYLHELPDQAASFRGVVKSVHTVRTQSQIPSAIEAAWKSALSAPHGPVWVEIPQDVLLAETAIPVVTGGDAFPEELPPRPELTAVAADLLSKAARPAIIAGGGVVRADASKKLRQLAETLQAPVVTTPGGKGAFPWSHPLSLQSWMEDRHTTEFLEDADVLLVVGSGLGELSSNYHTFKPRGRVVQIEADLGKLESNHPALGIHADARLALQALLETVSERQDPTAPERVRALLAKVAERIAAQELTLEQEVLASVRKALPADSPSFWDMTILAYWAWSAFDAKGPNHMHSAQGAGGLGYAFPAALGAAVADPTRPVLAVSGDGGALYSIAELATARQYGLNVTWLIVDDGGYGILREYMTDAFGEATATELTRPDYVALAESFGVPGVRTTPENLEQDLAKQLASPGPSVVLLPAVLRMFAPTHLD, encoded by the coding sequence GTGACTCACGACCACGACCTGGTGCTCCGCCCGACGCCCGCCCAGACGGAGGCCGCCCTGAACTCTCCTCCCGGCCGCAACGGCGGAGACCTGGTCGTGGAGACGCTGGCCGGGCTGGGCGCCACGACCGTCTTCGGCCTGCCCGGCCAGCACGCCCTCGGCATGTTCGACGCGCTGCGCCGCTCGGACCTCAGGTATGTCGGCCTGCGGGTGGAGAACAACGCCGGGTTCGCGGCGGACGCGTACGGCCGGATCACGGGTGAGGCGGCGCCGCTGCTGCTGTCGACGGGGCCGGGAGCGCTGACCTCGCTGGCGGCGCTCCAGGAGGCGGCGGCCGCCTCCGCGCCCGTGCTGGCGATCAGCAGCCAGGTCCCCACCGCGGGGCTCGGCGGCGGCCGCCACGGCTATCTGCACGAACTGCCCGACCAGGCGGCCTCGTTCCGGGGCGTGGTGAAGTCGGTCCACACCGTCCGCACCCAGTCACAGATCCCGTCCGCCATCGAGGCGGCCTGGAAGTCGGCGCTGAGCGCCCCGCACGGGCCGGTGTGGGTGGAGATCCCGCAGGACGTGCTGCTCGCCGAGACGGCGATCCCGGTGGTGACCGGCGGCGACGCCTTCCCCGAGGAGCTGCCGCCGCGCCCCGAACTGACCGCCGTGGCCGCCGACCTGCTGTCGAAGGCGGCCCGCCCGGCGATCATCGCGGGCGGCGGAGTGGTCCGGGCGGACGCGTCGAAGAAGCTGCGTCAGCTGGCCGAGACCCTTCAAGCGCCGGTCGTCACGACGCCGGGCGGCAAGGGCGCGTTCCCCTGGTCGCACCCGCTGTCACTCCAGTCCTGGATGGAGGACCGCCACACCACGGAGTTCCTGGAGGACGCGGACGTACTCCTCGTCGTCGGCTCGGGTCTCGGCGAACTCTCCTCGAACTACCACACCTTCAAGCCGCGCGGCCGGGTCGTCCAGATCGAGGCCGACCTCGGCAAGCTGGAGTCCAACCACCCGGCCCTGGGCATCCACGCGGACGCCCGCCTCGCCTTGCAGGCGCTGCTGGAGACGGTCTCCGAGCGGCAGGACCCGACGGCGCCGGAGCGCGTCCGCGCGCTGCTCGCGAAGGTCGCCGAGCGCATCGCCGCCCAGGAACTCACCCTGGAACAGGAGGTGTTGGCGTCGGTACGGAAGGCGCTCCCCGCCGACTCCCCGTCCTTCTGGGACATGACGATCCTCGCGTACTGGGCCTGGTCGGCCTTCGACGCCAAGGGCCCCAACCACATGCACTCCGCACAGGGCGCGGGCGGCCTCGGCTACGCCTTCCCGGCGGCACTCGGCGCGGCGGTGGCCGACCCGACCCGGCCGGTCCTCGCCGTCTCCGGCGACGGCGGCGCCCTGTACTCGATCGCCGAGCTGGCGACGGCCCGCCAGTACGGCCTGAACGTCACCTGGCTGATCGTCGACGACGGCGGCTACGGCATCCTGCGCGAGTACATGACCGACGCGTTCGGCGAGGCGACCGCGACGGAGCTGACCCGGCCGGACTACGTGGCACTGGCGGAGTCCTTCGGCGTCCCCGGGGTCCGTACGACCCCGGAGAACCTGGAGCAGGACCTCGCGAAGCAACTCGCGTCGCCCGGGCCCTCGGTGGTCCTGCTCCCGGCCGTGCTGCGGATGTTCGCGCCGACGCACCTGGACTGA
- a CDS encoding DUF6411 family protein: MVVATVIVGCVVLAVLAFLVPRLSRHPERGAQRTLGAGARAGGKAPGILGRLFSKPFHSSSRAVSRSGSAGRRSRGRMPF; encoded by the coding sequence ATGGTAGTCGCCACCGTCATCGTCGGGTGTGTGGTCCTGGCCGTCCTGGCCTTCCTCGTCCCCCGTCTCTCCCGCCACCCCGAACGCGGCGCGCAACGTACGCTCGGTGCCGGGGCCCGGGCCGGTGGCAAAGCGCCCGGCATTCTGGGCCGGCTCTTCAGCAAGCCCTTCCACAGCAGTTCGCGCGCGGTGAGCCGCAGCGGTTCGGCAGGTCGCCGCTCCCGCGGCCGCATGCCCTTCTGA
- a CDS encoding ATP-binding protein: MAVKAMGWAHSFPVSEGVRAGREWTRRRLESLPWTAAEPDTVDAIVLAVSELITNAHIHAHSDAHLVLTWDGDCLHVSVHDEDPTLPRQREPEPGDVSGRGVAIVQKLADEWGMRCQRNGKTVTACFRPAGTDTGNDRHDGSSN; encoded by the coding sequence GTGGCGGTGAAGGCGATGGGATGGGCGCACTCGTTCCCCGTGTCCGAGGGAGTACGCGCCGGGCGGGAGTGGACACGCAGGCGTCTCGAGTCCCTGCCCTGGACCGCTGCGGAGCCGGACACGGTGGACGCCATCGTGCTGGCCGTGTCCGAGCTGATCACCAATGCGCACATCCACGCGCACAGCGACGCGCATCTGGTCCTCACATGGGACGGCGACTGCCTTCATGTGAGCGTCCACGACGAGGACCCGACGCTGCCGCGCCAGCGCGAACCAGAGCCGGGGGATGTCTCCGGCCGCGGAGTGGCGATCGTGCAGAAGCTCGCCGATGAGTGGGGGATGCGGTGCCAGCGGAACGGCAAGACGGTGACGGCATGCTTCCGCCCCGCCGGTACCGATACCGGCAACGACCGGCATGACGGCAGCAGTAACTGA
- a CDS encoding PucR family transcriptional regulator produces MPDSTVPPTPPVPLSALLAREDLALRRIAAPDDPGTVVHWVHTSEMADPYPYLLGGELLLTAGVHIPEAAGSGTYFDDYVARIVAAGGAALGFGVAPVHDTVPRALVAACEKHGLPLLEVPPQTTFSGVARAVWQLMAQARLSELRRVTEAQQSLASAASRPDPVPSVLRQLAQRLGGWAVLYGPEGTEIAGAGRKPGEEAGSALAELSGVVRPADGGPAPTPNLPVPPPPNRPHPTSATDTVSGTHLAAYALGAGHGFVLGVAAPGRAPGDHTIVSVAAVLLSLLTGEQQSGTGAARSSALVRLLLGAAPEDVAPLLGDGRRWVVVHARPDGEGVPDAVAAAALGAALGSALVDPAGDAVRVLVPADRAPDPLPGWTLGVSAAVAPKDWPAADTQAARALARARATRTPLHRHGPRPALADLVPPGEAAAHARTLLAPVTAHPALPETLRTWLSLHGSWDRTAVALSVHRNTVRQRIARCAALLEADLDDPDVRMELWFALRHI; encoded by the coding sequence ATGCCGGATTCGACGGTTCCCCCCACGCCCCCCGTCCCGCTGTCCGCTCTCCTGGCCCGCGAGGACCTGGCCCTGCGCCGGATCGCCGCTCCGGACGACCCCGGCACCGTCGTCCACTGGGTGCACACCTCGGAGATGGCGGACCCGTATCCGTATCTGCTGGGCGGGGAACTGCTGCTCACGGCGGGCGTGCACATCCCCGAGGCGGCGGGGTCGGGCACGTACTTCGACGACTACGTGGCCCGGATCGTGGCGGCGGGCGGCGCGGCCCTCGGCTTCGGGGTGGCGCCGGTGCACGACACGGTGCCCAGGGCGCTGGTCGCGGCGTGCGAGAAGCACGGCCTGCCCCTGCTGGAGGTGCCGCCGCAGACCACCTTCTCGGGTGTGGCCCGCGCGGTCTGGCAGCTGATGGCCCAGGCCCGCCTGTCCGAACTCCGCCGCGTCACGGAGGCCCAGCAGAGCCTCGCCTCGGCCGCCTCCCGCCCCGACCCGGTCCCGTCGGTCCTCCGGCAGCTCGCCCAGCGGCTGGGCGGGTGGGCCGTGCTGTACGGACCGGAGGGGACGGAGATCGCCGGGGCGGGCCGGAAGCCAGGGGAGGAGGCGGGCTCGGCACTGGCGGAGCTGTCGGGGGTGGTGCGGCCGGCGGACGGGGGGCCTGCACCCACCCCCAACCTGCCGGTGCCCCCTCCCCCCAACCGCCCCCACCCCACCTCCGCCACCGACACCGTCTCCGGCACGCACCTCGCCGCCTACGCCCTCGGTGCCGGGCACGGCTTCGTGCTCGGGGTCGCCGCCCCGGGGCGCGCGCCGGGGGACCACACCATCGTGTCCGTCGCCGCCGTGCTGCTGTCCCTCCTCACCGGGGAGCAGCAGAGCGGTACGGGTGCCGCCCGTTCCTCGGCGCTGGTGCGGCTGCTGCTGGGGGCCGCGCCCGAGGACGTCGCGCCGCTGCTCGGTGACGGGCGGCGGTGGGTCGTCGTGCACGCCCGTCCGGACGGGGAGGGCGTACCCGACGCCGTCGCGGCCGCCGCGCTGGGTGCCGCGCTCGGGTCCGCCCTGGTCGACCCGGCGGGCGACGCCGTACGGGTCCTGGTCCCGGCCGACCGGGCACCCGACCCGCTGCCCGGCTGGACCCTGGGCGTCAGCGCCGCCGTCGCCCCCAAGGACTGGCCCGCCGCCGACACCCAGGCCGCCCGCGCCCTGGCCCGGGCCCGCGCCACCCGGACCCCGCTGCACCGGCACGGCCCGCGCCCCGCCCTGGCCGACCTCGTCCCGCCCGGCGAGGCGGCGGCCCACGCCCGCACCCTGCTCGCGCCCGTCACGGCCCACCCCGCGCTCCCCGAGACCCTGCGCACCTGGCTGTCCCTGCACGGCAGTTGGGACCGCACGGCCGTCGCCCTGTCCGTGCACCGCAACACCGTGCGGCAGCGCATCGCCCGCTGCGCGGCCCTGCTGGAGGCGGACCTCGACGACCCGGACGTGCGCATGGAACTCTGGTTCGCGCTGCGGCACATCTGA